atgacaatactcaataatcaatcatcaataaagaggatatacatgacattaaaatgtatatgtgtatttctattatttcctttatgtttttttttcatgacgaccaataaaaaacaacagtgttaccccttatgttttttttcatgacgaccaataaaaaacaacagtgttaccccttaggttttttttcatgacgaccaataaaaaacaacagtgttaccccttaggttttttttcatgacgaccaataaaaaacaacagtgttagggATAAGAAAAAAACTGAggaaaacacatgaaaaaatAATTGTCAGCTGAACAGTCAAATAACCCTTGCCATATTTCCCTGTTATGGCACCATAGCAGCAGGGCCTCTGGGCCGAGagacccccctccctgcccctgtCGTGGCTGCAGAATGTCTGAAGCCATCAGCCACGCCCCTCCCTGGCTGCCTCTGCATAACAACCCATCAACATCTCCTCCAGCCCAGAGCCGGGCCCACTCACCCAGCCCAATGGATTAACGGGCACTGATCCGTTTGAGCCGTGTAAACCAAGTAGCAGTGAATGGACGCTGATGGATTACCATCCCATGCTCCTAGCACAAGCACCACTAGTAGTATACTTAAGTACTGTGAAGGTGCAAGTATTAAGGGTACTTTGGGGGGAAAAGTTGCATTGTAGAGATGATGCATACTTGATGAAATCAAATAGACATGCAAGAGGGATTAAGGGATCGAGCAGATAtgcatgtgttctgtgtgtatggTCTGAGGGCTGGCTACGATTCAATTTCTTGGAATAATCACAATGATCTCACACAAAAAGAGTGACAAGACTTTCGATTTTAACAACTTTTGTAATGTACATAAGAAAaacatatttgtattgttaCGAACATGTTTCTGATCGTTTTAAACGTGCAGTAGTCAAAATTAGTTGTGGATTGGCTACAAGTTTGAAGAAATCCATCAACACTGCCTGAGTAAGTCGAACCATATAATTGAGAAGTCGGACCAGTTGGCTTAAGATTGATCACTCAATGGCATCGCTATACCAATCAGAAGGTACAATTATCAACGGATAGCGAAGGCTTTTGGACGACAGAATGACTCAATCAGCCCCATATTTAGAAGGTTCCTAATGACTTTAAGGTGAGGCAATACACACCTTTGGTAGACTTGAAGGCGCCATCCCAGAGAATCTCTCAAGTAAGTGCGAAGGGTTTCGGTGGGACACAAAAGGGCTCAAGGGATATCAATGATCTTGTCATTAGCTCTGCTTTGATGTTCCTTTGAAGATGCTAATCGCAAGTGAACTGCTCCACTCCCCACAGACGGCGGCCGTTCGCCAGCAGCCATCGGAGCCATATAGACGGAGGGGGGCGGCACGACTGCAAAATCATAATAGTTTAAATCAGATCGATCATTATTCGATGGAAATATAGGCTCAACGGATTAGGTATATTGTTAATGTAAAACGTCGCATAAATCGGGAGAGTGGGATAACACTTCATATGAAAAATGTTAACGACATGGGATCGCATGACATTATTCTGACAAAAGCAGCAACCATCCCGTCTATCTATCCCTATTGGGACTCGAAAGACCCCCATAAAAACCGTTTACTTGCAGAACTCAATATTCACTGTTCTATCTTGTGGCCAGCCTCCTAATATAGATTCTTATAGGAATAATAAATTATGGTTATTATCTTCACAAAATGATCAACAGGAGTATTTATGGTTGCGTTATTTCTCGCATGAATTGCACACACTTCAAGTATTTCGACATGGTGGTAAATTGTTAGATTTTAGGCCTTGAGCCTCTGGACGCAATACACCCCAGCCATGACACTCACAGGTAGGTGTTGTGTTACTTAGCCTACAATCAGGAATGACGGAAAGGATATTCAGAAAAAAAGTTAGTTTAttatatttcattcatttttttacaTACAAGATTGTACACGTTTTTCCATATAATATCTCATTTCATTTTGTACATTTTATTATAATCTCTTTAGATATACTTTAGAAGCAAACTACTCCGTACGGCCTACATAAATGCTTATTTGATCAAAAGATAGTGCTTGCAAAAAACAATTTAAGAACAAAACTCTTAAGATAATGGCTGGGAGATATCTAGATTCTAGATGTAAAAGCATCAAGCCAACGTGTTCAACACGCTGGGGTTTAATAGTAGTAGGGGGGAGCCAGCGGGTGCATGTGCTGCTGGTGCACCAGCTGTTGCGCGGGGTACGAGAGCCCGCGAACTGGCTGAGGGGAGCCGTCGCGAGAGTTGTAGAGAGGGAGCTGACCGCCGAGCGGGTGGTGCTGAAACGCAGGAGCGGGCGCGTACAGAAAAGGCGGTAGTAAACCCGGCGGAGCAGTGAAGAACTCGGGGCGCGAGTCCTGGATGTCTCGCTTCAACTTCATCCGTCTGTTCTGAAACCAGGTCTTCACCTATGGAGCAAAAAGGTTCAAAAACGTTATAAACTACAAATCTCGATTAAAAGCCAGATCAAAATCCAAAACCCGGCCAATAGACCCGGCCCACTGGTTCACACAGCCATGCTGTTATTTACCTGAGTTTCAGATAGGCTAAGCTTCTCGGCGATCTTCCTCCTCTGCGTAGCGCCCAGGTACTTGTGCCGGCCGAAGGTGTCTTCCAGTCTGTTGATCTGCTCCGATGTGAACTTGGTCCTCATCCTGCGGTGGAGGCCGGCCTCCCCCTCGCTGTCCTCCCCCTGCTCGCTCTCGGAGCCCGACGTGTAGCCACAGCTATCTGTTGAGGTGGAAACAGACCTTTAGTTACAATTGTTCCGATCTTAGGGCAGGCCCTTACACGGATAAATAGGATACAGGCTATAAACGAGGGCTAGATCATCCCAAAACAACAAGAAATCACAATAACTTACTGTTCGGCGAGGTCGGAGAATAGCTGTCCACCGGGGCGTTGGAAAGCACTTCAATACTTGAATAAGTCCCGGGTTTAGGTGGATCTGGAAGACGGGTTCTCTTAACCTCCTCCGTTTCCTTGTGCGTTGAATAAAAACTTTTGGATAGCCATTCAATGGAGAAGTTTGCCATGATGTCCTGGTAGTGTCTGGCCTGGGTGCCCCTGTGGGTCGGCTCCTAGCCGCTATATAGGAGGGGCACATGGCTTTATTTGCATATGCGAAAGGATCACAACAGAGCGATAAAAGCTCGATAGTCGTTGTAATTGAAGGTAATAGGGGctgcatttgtgttttttttctcacgttCACGGCTGGCTGATAGGTTTAGGCGCCAGCAGGTCTGAGTATCAGTGGGCGGGGATCGGAGGGGGAAATTATGATCAGCACATGAGTGACTTAGAGCAGGATCCGTTTAATGCTGCTGCGCTCACTTCACATGTGATGGGGACGTATTTATTCTGCTCGGAGATTATGTTGGGCGGGTTGAATAGAATTCACTCTAATTATGGTTAATTAAATACAAATCAAACACAAATGTTTCTTTCTGCCGTATATACAACAACAGTCGTATTCAAgaaatgtttttaatattgtacacacatacaatttCATTATCATTTAGGCTATTCGCTGTCACATCTTGAATTCGCCTGTTTTCTAAAAGACAGCCTCCCACTGTGGCTGAAGCCTTTGTGCGTGTCTCGCTAAGTGTGAGAGTCCCCACGCCAGAAGGCCTAAACAGAAAGTGAGAACCGTGTGTTTGATGTTTGTTGACATGTTAATTTGAAGGACATTTGCTGAGGCGACTCTGCAGCACTGCAGCCCCGCAGACCACAAATAAGAGTAATCCCACTTACAGTGTCATCAAAATGATGACGATGAGGACTCATTTTTTAATCTAAGGATAGTCTTTTTTTCAGTTAAACCTCGTATCCTGTATATTTGGAGGAAGACAGGCCCAAATAggcattattattaattaaattattaaaagGAAATTGTATGTGTGCTGGACGTTTGCGTGTGTTCGTGCATGAATGATTAAGCCTGGCTTACCTGCgtgtttataaaaaataatggaTAAGCTTTCATCTGGTCCACTTCAAGGCGTTTGGCCAAAGCAATTAGCCTATCTTCACACCGTCGCAGACGTTTTGTGACCACAACTTCAAACCGCAGGGATCAGACCTGATTCTGGCCGGCACACAATGGCCCAGACTTTCTGGAGCCAGGCCGGAGGGACCTTACAGTAAGTGTAAACTCATCAATGCAGGACTTAATTTAGGCTAATTGTTGACCATGATCTCCCCGTTAGCCTCCTTTGAAGTGCAGCGCCGGGGACAAACAGAATTAGACGACGCGCATATAAAAGCGCACCAGGGGGCCGCTGGGAGACTGTGGGCTGACGGGTGAGGAGCAGCCCAACGACCCCTCACCAAATGTTATTAGTTTGGTTTATACTTTGGCGAATATTCAACGACGGCACATTATAGTTAACTCATCGCAAAGTCTGCAATCTAGTCTGTGATTTAATCCATTCTATGAGTTTGTTGAACCACATAATTAACATAATATCTCTGCGCCGCTATCATATGGATGGGGCAGGGGATTAAATCAGGGGATCTGAATGACTCAAGATAAGAGCTTCATGCGGGAAAAATTACTACCCCCTCTCATTTTACTGACGCAGAACTTTTTACTGATGCAGAATAACTTTCACAAATTGAATAAGGTAAGCATGATCTAATCTTAACGAACAAAACCAGCATCTTTACGGTCTATCAGTCTTTAGGCCTATTGCGTTGAATATAAATGTTCTGAACAAGACAACAATAAAAAGGAAACTCAAAACAATTTTTgcaataaaatgttttttatttaaagataaatatatttctttagggcatgtaggcctactcgagATGGGCTTATATAATTTTACAACTGTACATGAAAtgacataataaaaataaagaagacGTTCACATTGCACATATATTCCTGTATCCTAAGTGTTTCCGTCGAATAATAAATTTACAGTTCGGGTTCTAGTAGAACCGTGGGTTGGTGGCCGCCATATGATAGGGCACTTGGTAAGAGATGATGGGCTGTGGGGTCAGAGCCTGGAGCTGTTGGCCCATCGAGGGGTACATCGCCAGACCGGCGTGATGGGGATATTGAAAGCGCTGTCCGGCGAAGTCGTGGCACTGTATCAGGGGCGACAGCGCAGGCGCAAAGTACTCCGCGCGCATGTCCTCCTGCACCTCTCGCTTCAGCTTCATTCTCCTGTTCTGGAACCAGGTTCGAATCTGAAGAAATCAACCAATAGAAAGTTTGTTAGTCAGTGCGCAGCAAGCAAATTCCGTTTCAAATATAGATCATTggtaataataaagaaaaaaatacattggcTTTTGCTATAAATGATAGTTACCTGAGTTTCGGATAGGTTAAGTTTCTGTGCAGTCTTTAGGCGTTCCCCTGCATCCAGGTATTTGTGCTTGTTGAATATCTTCTCCAGTTTGTTGATCTGTTCGGGGGTGAACTTGGTGCGGAGGCGCCGCTGCAGGGCCCCGTCCCGGTCGGCCTCGCTGCTCTCCTCCACAGAGGGACACTCTGACAGGCCGGCCTCGCTCTCGTAACCAGAAGAGTAGCCGCTGATTTCAGAAactgataataaaaatacaaaaacactgTTAGAAATCTGCGTTTGCAAGTTCAGATCACACGTATACACAAATGAAGAATAGCCTAGCCTACTGGATATGTTTTGATTGGAAATTAACCAGAATATAAACTTACTTGGTGAAACACAGCTTGTGGACCGTGCAGGTGAAGCCAAGCTGATATCATCGTTAGGATCCGCGCGCTCAGCCGTTTTTAAGGACTTAGGTTTGGGTTGGAGATAATCCTTGCCATAGGATGACGGTTGGCGAGGCTGCACCATGCAGCGGACGTGAGGTATCACAGGGGACGTTAAATCCTTGTGCTCGTCAATTCGCTTTGAAGGAGTGCTGCTCTGGGCCATCCAGTCGACGGAGAAGTGTTTGACCATACTTGCAGAGAGTTTGTAGACTGTGTAACTCGGGGGATAAAGCTCCACACAGAAGACACCGTGGCGTGTTGTGCCGGTGGGGACCAAGGAGCGGGTATTTATAGGCCGGGCCCTCACACTCATTTGCATTTGCAAAGGGACGTTAACACCCAATCGATTCCAATGATTAGGGCTAATGGCTCGTTATTGAAGTCTTTACATTTCCTGTGAATGTGTGAAGACCTGGCGCCACCGAGTCTGTGAGAACCCCTTGAGCTCATACATTCGGCGGCCGGACAGAAACGGAGGGTGCACCATCGAAATTGCTGTGCGTAAAGCAGAGGTGGAGACCCCCCTTTTTTCATACACCCATTCCAGGTTCAATACCTCTACAAACTGAAGGTTGTTTAAAACATTAATGTGGGACACCGGCATACATTTATGCTGCTGCGTCTTTTTCAGAAGAAAGTACATCAGAATTACTGACTATATAGGCTTATGACGGAGTTAAAATAAGAGAACTTTCATtaaaattataatattataaaaataatatgaTGGATTTAGGTAAGGCTCTATAGCCTAATAACACAAGGCTTTTATAAAAGTGGGCAAAGGTCAAAACAATGGT
This genomic window from Gadus macrocephalus chromosome 15, ASM3116895v1 contains:
- the vent gene encoding ventral expressed homeobox, translating into MANFSIEWLSKSFYSTHKETEEVKRTRLPDPPKPGTYSSIEVLSNAPVDSYSPTSPNNSCGYTSGSESEQGEDSEGEAGLHRRMRTKFTSEQINRLEDTFGRHKYLGATQRRKIAEKLSLSETQVKTWFQNRRMKLKRDIQDSRPEFFTAPPGLLPPFLYAPAPAFQHHPLGGQLPLYNSRDGSPQPVRGLSYPAQQLVHQQHMHPLAPPYYY
- the vox gene encoding ventral homeobox, which codes for MQMSVRARPINTRSLVPTGTTRHGVFCVELYPPSYTVYKLSASMVKHFSVDWMAQSSTPSKRIDEHKDLTSPVIPHVRCMVQPRQPSSYGKDYLQPKPKSLKTAERADPNDDISLASPARSTSCVSPSKFIFWLISNQNISSRLGYSSFVYTCDLNLQTQISNSVFVFLLSVSEISGYSSGYESEAGLSECPSVEESSEADRDGALQRRLRTKFTPEQINKLEKIFNKHKYLDAGERLKTAQKLNLSETQIRTWFQNRRMKLKREVQEDMRAEYFAPALSPLIQCHDFAGQRFQYPHHAGLAMYPSMGQQLQALTPQPIISYQVPYHMAATNPRFY